The proteins below come from a single Amphiura filiformis chromosome 15, Afil_fr2py, whole genome shotgun sequence genomic window:
- the LOC140170958 gene encoding cyclic nucleotide-gated channel rod photoreceptor subunit alpha-like — MSSLHASNTLHILKVKYLEKLSAVKTFMKDHNLSAEIQARVINEKNISFKENEGVHTPGGQRLMYDMPIALQEDVAYFETKELFQKVPLFKDCDEAFLRRLALKTHDYIYSPGDKIITQGDKSREMYLIQKGRCEASM; from the exons ATGTCCTCACTGCATGCATCTAACACACTACATATCTTAAA GGTTAAATATCTAGAGAAGTTGTCTGCCGTCAAGACGTTCATGAAAGACCACAATTTGAGTGCTGAGATCCAGGCCCGTGTGATAAATGAGAAGAACATCTCCTTCAAAGAGAACGA GGGAGTTCACACCCCTGGAGGACAACGCCTGATGTATGACATGCCTATAGCCTTGCAGGAAGATGTTGCCTACTTTGAGACCAAGGAGTTGTTTCAGAAG GTACCCCTGTTTAAGGACTGTGATGAAGCTTTCCTTCGCCGACTTGCTCTGAAGACCCATGACTACATCTATTCACCTGGAGATAAAATCATCACCCAGGGTGATAAGAGCCGTGAaatgtatctgatccagaaaggtCGTTGTGAG GCTTCAATGTAA